Proteins from one Oryza sativa Japonica Group chromosome 12, ASM3414082v1 genomic window:
- the LOC4351363 gene encoding calcium uniporter protein 6, mitochondrial, with protein MWRAAASHLLRRRAAHPPPSPATATGAACALRHVRLFSPPPHPPSSRPAEAEAEVTAAEARRLVRLVGVEALKRRLRDGREEVVGYGELLDACVEAGAARTRRDAEALARAMDEAGVVLLFRDKAYLHPEKVVELVRRAVPLALSPENDSRKEELKKLQEKKEEIDKLAHKQVRRILWSGLGFFMCQVGLFFRLTFWEFSWDVMEPIAFFTTASGLLVGYAYFLITSRDPTYEDFMERLYLSRHRKLCAKNSFDMEKYLELQKHCKCPLEGHYPHGPKFHDL; from the exons ATGTGGCGCGCGgccgcctcccacctcctccgccgccgcgccgcgcatcctcctccctctccggcaaCCGCCACAGGGGCGGCCTGCGCGCTCCGCCACGTGCGCCTCTTCTCCCCGCCTCCGCatccgccgtcgtcgcggcccgcggaggccgaggcggaggtgacggcggcggaggcgcggaggcTGGTGCGGCTGGTGGGCGTGGAGGCGCTCAAGCGGCGGCTGAGGGACGGGCGGGAGGAGGTGGTCGGGTACGGGGAGCTCCTGGACGCCTGCGtcgaggccggcgcggcgcgcacGCGGCGTGACGCGGAGGCGCTCGCCCGGGCCATGGATGAGGCCGGCGTCGTGCTGCTGTTCCGCGACAAGGCCTACCTCCACCCCGAGAAG GTGGTTGAGCTTGTTAGAAGAGCTGTTCCGCTTGCACTCTCACCGGAGAACGATTCAAGAAAAGAAGAGCTGAAGAAGCTCCaggagaagaaggaagagatCGACAAGCTGGCACACAAGCAAGTTCGGCGCATCCTGTGGTCTGGACTAGGTTTCTTCATGTGCCAAGTTGGGCTCTTCTTCCGCCTTACTTTCTGGGAATTTTCATGGGATGTGATGGAGCCAATTGCCTTCTTCACAACTGCATCTGGCCTACTCGTTGGTTACGCATATTTCCTCATTACCTCAAGGGATCCAACATATGAGGACTTCATGGAAAGGCTGTATTTGTCAAGACACAGAAAGCTTTGTGCCAAGAATAGTTTTGATATGGAAAAGTACCTTGAGTTGCAGAAGCATTGCAAGTGTCCTCTGGAAGGTCATTATCCCCATGGTCCTAAGTTTCATGACTTGTAA
- the LOC4351364 gene encoding probable galacturonosyltransferase 7 isoform X3, whose amino-acid sequence MKDFIVKRLKDQLFMARAHYPSIAKLKNQETFTRELKQNIQEHERMLSDTIADADLPPFFAKKLEKMEHTIERAKSCEVGCTSVERKLRQLLDITEDEAYFHTRQSAFLYHLGVQTMPKTHHCLNMRLTVEYFKSTSIHTVQSNKQKLEDPTFHHYVIFSKNVLAVSTTINSTVMNSKDSGSIVFHLFTDSQNFYAMKHWFDRNMYLEATVHVTDIEDHQKLSKDVDFHDMKLLRPAEEFRVTFRNHSQSFQKQMKTEYISTFGHSHFLLPDLLPSLNRVVVLDDDLIVQKDLSSLWNLNMGGKVVGAIQFCEVKLGQLKAYTEERNFDNNSCVWLSGLNVVELKKWRDLHITSRYEQLLQKLQKDSVTSFPLKVLPISLLVFQDLIYPLEDSWVQSGLGHDYGVSQTDIKRSVTLHYNGVMKPWLDLGIHDYKGYWRKYMTNGERFMTECNIH is encoded by the exons ATGAAAGATTTTATTGTGAAGAGGCTTAAGGATCAACTTTTTATGGCAAGAGCTCACTATCCTAGTATTGCAAAGCTGAAGAACCAGGAAACATTCACACGTGAACTGAAACAAAACATCCAAGAGCATGAACGCATGCTCAGTGACACCATTGCAGATGCTGATCTTCCACCATT TTTTGCAAAGAAGCTAGAGAAAATGGAGCACACAATTGAAAGAGCCAAGTCTTGTGAAGTCGGCTGCACAAGTGTTGAACGGAAACTTAGGCAGCTACTTGATATAACTGAAGATGAAGCTTATTTCCATACAAGGCAGAGTGCATTTCTCTATCATCTTGGGGTACAAACTATGCCAAAAACTCACCATTGCTTGAACATGAGATTGACTGTAGAATATTTCAAATCAACGTCTATTCATACGGTCCAGTCAAACAAGCAGAAACTTGAAGACCCCACCTTCCATCACTATGTGATATTCTCCAAGAATGTGCTTGCAGTTTCGACTACAATTAATTCAACAGTTATGAACTCCAAG GATTCGGGTAGCATTGTTTTCCATTTGTTCACCGAttcacaaaatttttatgcGATGAAGCATTGGTTTGACAGAAATATGTATTTGGAAGCAACTGTACATGTAACTGACATTGAGGATCACCAGAAGCTCTCTAAGGATGTTGATTTTCATGATATGAAACTGTTACGACCTGCTGAGGAATTCCGTGTCACGTTTCGTAATCATTCTCAATCTTTCCAGAAGCAAATGAAAACTGAGTACATTTCTACTTTTGGCCATTCACATTTCCTCCTGCCTGACCTTCTTCCTAGCTTGAATAGAGTTGTAGTTCTAGATGATGATTTGATTGTCCAGAAAGACTTGTCATCTCTGTGGAACCTCAATATGGGTGGTAAAGTGGTGGGAGCTATTCAGTTCTGTGAAGTTAAATTAGGACAATTGAAGGCTTACACCGAGGAACGTAATTTTGACAACAATTCATGTGTGTGGTTATCTGGTCTGAATGTTGTTGAACTGAAAAAATGGAGGGATCTCCACATTACCAGTCGGTATGAACAATTGCTTCAAAAG TTGCAAAAGGACAGTGTGACATCATTTCCACTTAAAGTACTTCCCATAAGCTTACTTGTCTTTCAAGATTTGATATATCCTTTGGAAGATTCATGGGTCCAATCAGGTCTTGGACATGATTATGGAGTTAGTCAAACCGATATAAAAAGGTCTGTTACTCTACACTACAATGGTGTCATGAAACCTTGGCTTGATTTGGGCATACATGATTATAAGGGCTACTGGAGGAAGTATATGACCAACGGGGAAAGGTTTATGACAGAATGCAATATACATTAA
- the LOC4351362 gene encoding protein SCARECROW 2, with the protein MGSSSLLLFPSSSSSATHSSYSPSSSSHAITSLLPPLPSDHHLLLYLDHQEQHHLAAAMVRKRPASDMDLPPPRRHVTGDLSDVTAAAAGAPTLSASAQLPALPTQLPAFHHTDMDLAAPAPPAPQQVAAGEGGPPSTAWVDGIIRDIIASSGAAVSVAQLIHNVREIIRPCNPDLASILELRLRSLLNSDPAPPPPPPSHPALLPPDATAPPPPPTSVAALPPPPPAQPDKRRREPQCQEQEPNQPQSPKPPTAEETAAAAAAAAAAAAAAAKERKEEQRRKQRDEEGLHLLTLLLQCAESVNADNLDEAHRALLEIAELATPFGTSTQRVAAYFAEAMSARLVSSCLGLYAPLPSPSPAGARVHGRVAAAFQVFNGISPFVKFSHFTANQAIQEAFEREERVHIIDLDIMQGLQWPGLFHILASRPGGPPRVRLTGLGASMEALEATGKRLSDFADTLGLPFEFCPVADKAGNLDPEKLGVTRREAVAVHWLRHSLYDVTGSDSNTLWLIQRLAPKVVTMVEQDLSHSGSFLARFVEAIHYYSALFDSLDASYSEDSPERHVVEQQLLSREIRNVLAVGGPARTGDVKFGSWREKLAQSGFRVSSLAGSAAAQAALLLGMFPSDGYTLIEENGALKLGWKDLCLLTASAWRPIQASGR; encoded by the exons AtgggctcctcctccctcctcctcttcccctcctcttcctcctccgccacccacTCCTCTtattctccctcctcctcctctcatgCCATCACCTCCTTgctgcctcctctcccctccgaccaccatctcctcctctacCTAGACCACCAAGAACaacaccacctcgccgccgccatggtccGCAAGCGCCCCGCCTCCGACATGGacctgccaccgccgcgccgccatgtcACCGGCGACCTGTCCGATGtcacggccgccgcggcgggcgcgccGACGTTGTCTGCCAGCGCGCAGCTCCCCGCGCTGCCCACGCAGCTCCCGGCGTTCCACCACACGGACATGGAcctcgccgcgcccgcgccgccggcgccgcagcaGGTGGCGGCGGGTGAGGGTGGGCCGCCCAGCACGGCTTGGGTGGATGGCATCATCCGTGACATCATCGCCAGCAGCGGCGCCGCGGTCTCCGTCGCGCAGCTCATCCACAACGTGCGTGAGATCATCCGGCCATGTAACCCCGACCTCGCGTCCATCCTcgagctccgcctccgctcTCTCCTCAACTCcgaccccgcgccgccgccgccgccgccgtcgcatcctgctctcctccctcccgacgccacggcgccaccgccaccacccacGTCGGTCGCCgcgctccctccccctccgccagcGCAGCCCGACAAGCGGCGTCGCGAGCCTCAGTGTCAGGAGCAGGAGCCCAACCAGCCGCAGTCGCCGAAGCCCCCCACCGCGGaggaaaccgccgccgccgccgcggccgccgcagcggcggctGCCGCGGCCGCCAAGGAGCGTaaggaggagcagcggcggaaGCAGCGCGACGAGGAGGGCCTCCACTTGCTGACGCTGCTGCTCCAGTGCGCGGAGTCGGTGAACGCGGACAACCTGGACGAGGCGCACCGCGCGCTGCTGGAGATCGCGGAGCTCGCCACGCCGTTCGGCACCTCGACGCAGCGCGTGGCGGCCTACTTCGCGGAGGCCATGTCGGCGCGGCTGGTGAGCTCGTGCCTGGGGCTGTACGCGCCGCTCCCGAGCCCGTCCCCGGCGGGCGCGCGGGTCCAcgggcgcgtggcggcggcgttccaGGTGTTCAACGGGATCAGCCCGTTCGTGAAGTTCTCGCACTTCACGGCGAACCAGGCGATCCAGGAGGCGttcgagagggaggagagggtgcACATCATCGACCTGGACATCATGCAGGGGCTCCAATGGCCGGGGCTGTTCCACATCCTGGCGTCGCGGCCGGGGGGGCCGCCGAGGGTGAGGCTGACCGGGCTGGGGGCGTCCATGGAGGCGCTGGAGGCGACGGGGAAGAGGCTGTCGGACTTCGCGGACACGCTGGGATTGCCGTTCGAGTTCTGCCCGGTGGCTGACAAGGCCGGGAATCTGGACCCGGAGAAGCTGGGCGTCACGCGCCGCGAGGCCGTCGCCGTCCACTGGCTGCGCCACTCCCTCTACGATGTCACCGGCTCCGACTCCAACACGCTCTGGCTCATCCAGAG GTTGGCGCCAAAGGTTGTAACAATGGTGGAGCAGGATCTGAGCCACTCAGGCTCCTTCCTGGCACGTTTTGTGGAGGCCATCCACTACTATTCGGCACTGTTCGACTCGCTTGATGCGAGTTACAGCGAGGATAGCCCGGAGCGGCATGTCGTGGAGCAACAACTCTTGTCGCGGGAGATCCGCAATGTGCTAGCCGTGGGCGGTCCAGCACGCACCGGCGATGTTAAGTTTGGGAGCTGGCGCGAAAAGCTTGCGCAGTCGGGCTTCCGTGTGTCGTCGCTTGCTGGAAGCGCTGCTGCTCAGGCTGCACTGCTGCTTGGGATGTTCCCTTCCGATGGATACACGCTTATTGAGGAGAATGGCGCTCTGAAGCTCGGATGGAAGGATCTGTGCCTTCTCACTGCCTCTGCTTGGCGCCCAATTCAGGCTTCGGGACGTTAG
- the LOC4351364 gene encoding probable galacturonosyltransferase 7 isoform X2, whose product MKGHHHHHSLPPSPPPKRRCTALAAAVPALVVCSILLPLVFLLGLHRPGHGSEERAAVVISTEMGFSKHKHLDGRMKHKLLKDVSRKKIPGSDGILGEKSGSRSKSKNVSTKSKEKLKGVFSLVQLKNETRKNKELHTQRRYQLKDLSWRSKDTTIDKKENQEVEHEENPKSCELEYGIYCLWSVEYKEVMKDFIVKRLKDQLFMARAHYPSIAKLKNQETFTRELKQNIQEHERMLSDTIADADLPPFFAKKLEKMEHTIERAKSCEVGCTSVERKLRQLLDITEDEAYFHTRQSAFLYHLGVQTMPKTHHCLNMRLTVEYFKSTSIHTVQSNKQKLEDPTFHHYVIFSKNVLAVSTTINSTVMNSKDSGSIVFHLFTDSQNFYAMKHWFDRNMYLEATVHVTDIEDHQKLSKDVDFHDMKLLRPAEEFRVTFRNHSQSFQKQMKTEYISTFGHSHFLLPDLLPSLNRVVVLDDDLIVQKDLSSLWNLNMGGKVVGAIQFCEVKLGQLKAYTEERNFDNNSCVWLSGLNVVELKKWRDLHITSRYEQLLQKLQKDSVTSFPLKVLPISLLVFQDLIYPLEDSWVQSGLGHDYGVSQTDIKRSVTLHYNGVMKPWLDLGIHDYKGYWRKYMTNGERFMTECNIH is encoded by the exons ATGaagggccaccaccaccaccattccttgccgccgtcgccgccgcccaagcGCCGGTGTACCGCCCTGGCCGCGGCCGTCCCTGCGCTCGTCGTCTGCTCCATCCTCCTgcccctcgtcttcctcctggGTCTCCACCGCCCCG GGCATGGATCGGAGGAGCGCGCCGCGGTTGTCATCAGCACT GAAATGGGGTTTAGCAAGCACAAGCATCTGGATGGGAGGATGAAGCACAAGCTACTCAAG GATGTTTCTAGAAAGAAAATTCCTGGATCTGATGGGATTTTGGGTGAGAAATCTGGTAGTAGATCAAAGTCCAAGAATGTTTCTACCAAATCAAAAGAAAAGCTCAAGGGTGTTTTCTCTTTAGTTCAGCTAAAAAATGAGACCAGAAAAAACAAAG AACTTCATACACAAAGAAGATACCAGTTAAAGGACTTATCCTGGAGATCAAAG GATACTACTATTGATAAGAAAGAGAACCAAGAAGTCGAGCATGAGGAGAACCCCAAATCCTGTGAACTTGAATATGGTATCTACTGTCTCTGGTCTGTTGAATATAAGGAAGTGATGAAAGATTTTATTGTGAAGAGGCTTAAGGATCAACTTTTTATGGCAAGAGCTCACTATCCTAGTATTGCAAAGCTGAAGAACCAGGAAACATTCACACGTGAACTGAAACAAAACATCCAAGAGCATGAACGCATGCTCAGTGACACCATTGCAGATGCTGATCTTCCACCATT TTTTGCAAAGAAGCTAGAGAAAATGGAGCACACAATTGAAAGAGCCAAGTCTTGTGAAGTCGGCTGCACAAGTGTTGAACGGAAACTTAGGCAGCTACTTGATATAACTGAAGATGAAGCTTATTTCCATACAAGGCAGAGTGCATTTCTCTATCATCTTGGGGTACAAACTATGCCAAAAACTCACCATTGCTTGAACATGAGATTGACTGTAGAATATTTCAAATCAACGTCTATTCATACGGTCCAGTCAAACAAGCAGAAACTTGAAGACCCCACCTTCCATCACTATGTGATATTCTCCAAGAATGTGCTTGCAGTTTCGACTACAATTAATTCAACAGTTATGAACTCCAAG GATTCGGGTAGCATTGTTTTCCATTTGTTCACCGAttcacaaaatttttatgcGATGAAGCATTGGTTTGACAGAAATATGTATTTGGAAGCAACTGTACATGTAACTGACATTGAGGATCACCAGAAGCTCTCTAAGGATGTTGATTTTCATGATATGAAACTGTTACGACCTGCTGAGGAATTCCGTGTCACGTTTCGTAATCATTCTCAATCTTTCCAGAAGCAAATGAAAACTGAGTACATTTCTACTTTTGGCCATTCACATTTCCTCCTGCCTGACCTTCTTCCTAGCTTGAATAGAGTTGTAGTTCTAGATGATGATTTGATTGTCCAGAAAGACTTGTCATCTCTGTGGAACCTCAATATGGGTGGTAAAGTGGTGGGAGCTATTCAGTTCTGTGAAGTTAAATTAGGACAATTGAAGGCTTACACCGAGGAACGTAATTTTGACAACAATTCATGTGTGTGGTTATCTGGTCTGAATGTTGTTGAACTGAAAAAATGGAGGGATCTCCACATTACCAGTCGGTATGAACAATTGCTTCAAAAG TTGCAAAAGGACAGTGTGACATCATTTCCACTTAAAGTACTTCCCATAAGCTTACTTGTCTTTCAAGATTTGATATATCCTTTGGAAGATTCATGGGTCCAATCAGGTCTTGGACATGATTATGGAGTTAGTCAAACCGATATAAAAAGGTCTGTTACTCTACACTACAATGGTGTCATGAAACCTTGGCTTGATTTGGGCATACATGATTATAAGGGCTACTGGAGGAAGTATATGACCAACGGGGAAAGGTTTATGACAGAATGCAATATACATTAA
- the LOC4351364 gene encoding probable galacturonosyltransferase 7 isoform X1, with the protein MKGHHHHHSLPPSPPPKRRCTALAAAVPALVVCSILLPLVFLLGLHRPAGHGSEERAAVVISTEMGFSKHKHLDGRMKHKLLKDVSRKKIPGSDGILGEKSGSRSKSKNVSTKSKEKLKGVFSLVQLKNETRKNKELHTQRRYQLKDLSWRSKDTTIDKKENQEVEHEENPKSCELEYGIYCLWSVEYKEVMKDFIVKRLKDQLFMARAHYPSIAKLKNQETFTRELKQNIQEHERMLSDTIADADLPPFFAKKLEKMEHTIERAKSCEVGCTSVERKLRQLLDITEDEAYFHTRQSAFLYHLGVQTMPKTHHCLNMRLTVEYFKSTSIHTVQSNKQKLEDPTFHHYVIFSKNVLAVSTTINSTVMNSKDSGSIVFHLFTDSQNFYAMKHWFDRNMYLEATVHVTDIEDHQKLSKDVDFHDMKLLRPAEEFRVTFRNHSQSFQKQMKTEYISTFGHSHFLLPDLLPSLNRVVVLDDDLIVQKDLSSLWNLNMGGKVVGAIQFCEVKLGQLKAYTEERNFDNNSCVWLSGLNVVELKKWRDLHITSRYEQLLQKLQKDSVTSFPLKVLPISLLVFQDLIYPLEDSWVQSGLGHDYGVSQTDIKRSVTLHYNGVMKPWLDLGIHDYKGYWRKYMTNGERFMTECNIH; encoded by the exons ATGaagggccaccaccaccaccattccttgccgccgtcgccgccgcccaagcGCCGGTGTACCGCCCTGGCCGCGGCCGTCCCTGCGCTCGTCGTCTGCTCCATCCTCCTgcccctcgtcttcctcctggGTCTCCACCGCCCCG CAGGGCATGGATCGGAGGAGCGCGCCGCGGTTGTCATCAGCACT GAAATGGGGTTTAGCAAGCACAAGCATCTGGATGGGAGGATGAAGCACAAGCTACTCAAG GATGTTTCTAGAAAGAAAATTCCTGGATCTGATGGGATTTTGGGTGAGAAATCTGGTAGTAGATCAAAGTCCAAGAATGTTTCTACCAAATCAAAAGAAAAGCTCAAGGGTGTTTTCTCTTTAGTTCAGCTAAAAAATGAGACCAGAAAAAACAAAG AACTTCATACACAAAGAAGATACCAGTTAAAGGACTTATCCTGGAGATCAAAG GATACTACTATTGATAAGAAAGAGAACCAAGAAGTCGAGCATGAGGAGAACCCCAAATCCTGTGAACTTGAATATGGTATCTACTGTCTCTGGTCTGTTGAATATAAGGAAGTGATGAAAGATTTTATTGTGAAGAGGCTTAAGGATCAACTTTTTATGGCAAGAGCTCACTATCCTAGTATTGCAAAGCTGAAGAACCAGGAAACATTCACACGTGAACTGAAACAAAACATCCAAGAGCATGAACGCATGCTCAGTGACACCATTGCAGATGCTGATCTTCCACCATT TTTTGCAAAGAAGCTAGAGAAAATGGAGCACACAATTGAAAGAGCCAAGTCTTGTGAAGTCGGCTGCACAAGTGTTGAACGGAAACTTAGGCAGCTACTTGATATAACTGAAGATGAAGCTTATTTCCATACAAGGCAGAGTGCATTTCTCTATCATCTTGGGGTACAAACTATGCCAAAAACTCACCATTGCTTGAACATGAGATTGACTGTAGAATATTTCAAATCAACGTCTATTCATACGGTCCAGTCAAACAAGCAGAAACTTGAAGACCCCACCTTCCATCACTATGTGATATTCTCCAAGAATGTGCTTGCAGTTTCGACTACAATTAATTCAACAGTTATGAACTCCAAG GATTCGGGTAGCATTGTTTTCCATTTGTTCACCGAttcacaaaatttttatgcGATGAAGCATTGGTTTGACAGAAATATGTATTTGGAAGCAACTGTACATGTAACTGACATTGAGGATCACCAGAAGCTCTCTAAGGATGTTGATTTTCATGATATGAAACTGTTACGACCTGCTGAGGAATTCCGTGTCACGTTTCGTAATCATTCTCAATCTTTCCAGAAGCAAATGAAAACTGAGTACATTTCTACTTTTGGCCATTCACATTTCCTCCTGCCTGACCTTCTTCCTAGCTTGAATAGAGTTGTAGTTCTAGATGATGATTTGATTGTCCAGAAAGACTTGTCATCTCTGTGGAACCTCAATATGGGTGGTAAAGTGGTGGGAGCTATTCAGTTCTGTGAAGTTAAATTAGGACAATTGAAGGCTTACACCGAGGAACGTAATTTTGACAACAATTCATGTGTGTGGTTATCTGGTCTGAATGTTGTTGAACTGAAAAAATGGAGGGATCTCCACATTACCAGTCGGTATGAACAATTGCTTCAAAAG TTGCAAAAGGACAGTGTGACATCATTTCCACTTAAAGTACTTCCCATAAGCTTACTTGTCTTTCAAGATTTGATATATCCTTTGGAAGATTCATGGGTCCAATCAGGTCTTGGACATGATTATGGAGTTAGTCAAACCGATATAAAAAGGTCTGTTACTCTACACTACAATGGTGTCATGAAACCTTGGCTTGATTTGGGCATACATGATTATAAGGGCTACTGGAGGAAGTATATGACCAACGGGGAAAGGTTTATGACAGAATGCAATATACATTAA